One genomic segment of Pseudomonadota bacterium includes these proteins:
- a CDS encoding LemA family protein, with protein MSAWILLAVVIAAIWFVVSLYNRLVGARNGYKNAFAQIDVQLTRRYDLIPNLVETVKGYIKHERETLEAVITARNSAMSGLKAAAANPGDAAAMTALSGAEGQLGGALGRLFALAEAYPDLKANQNMMQLSEELTSTENKVAFARQAYNDAVMSYNNQREMFPGSVIAGMFNFTPAQLLELAKPEMKEAPKVSFT; from the coding sequence ATGAGTGCTTGGATTCTTCTTGCGGTAGTCATCGCCGCGATCTGGTTCGTCGTCTCCTTGTACAACCGCCTGGTCGGTGCGCGTAACGGCTACAAGAATGCCTTCGCCCAGATCGACGTGCAGCTCACCCGCCGCTACGACCTGATTCCGAATCTGGTCGAGACCGTCAAGGGATACATCAAGCACGAGCGCGAAACGCTCGAGGCCGTGATCACGGCGCGCAATTCGGCCATGAGCGGCCTGAAGGCCGCCGCCGCGAACCCGGGCGATGCCGCCGCGATGACCGCGCTGTCCGGCGCCGAAGGGCAATTGGGCGGCGCGCTCGGCCGGTTGTTTGCATTGGCCGAGGCCTACCCCGACCTCAAGGCCAACCAGAACATGATGCAGTTGTCCGAGGAGCTCACGTCCACGGAGAACAAGGTCGCGTTCGCGCGCCAGGCGTACAACGACGCGGTGATGAGCTACAACAACCAGCGCGAAATGTTTCCCGGCAGCGTGATCGCCGGCATGTTCAATTTCACTCCGGCGCAGCTGCTCGAGCTGGCCAAGCCCGAGATGAAAGAAGC